The proteins below come from a single Drosophila kikkawai strain 14028-0561.14 chromosome 3R, DkikHiC1v2, whole genome shotgun sequence genomic window:
- the nAChRalpha4 gene encoding uncharacterized protein nAChRalpha4 isoform X5, translated as MAPTTHQNPRRSSGSNVYRCRVCRGVHALRVCQRFLQLPSVKRLRAVLINKYCANCLAHEHSGRSCRSTARCHICNEAHHTLLHIHAGQPRSSRPRQRRNPPSDSRPQRQSQQRQQAPVSGSRRPATPMDMSPSRSRSCTPILARTSVSILPTASVLIGSDQERFEVRALVDPCCPVSRIHISLVKALNLAITGIGDQRVCTTEMRSKASKMSKQLLMLVDEQMQTRTPGQSLDPKVQDMFQNVTLADDRWFHPSLVSVVLGADVYADLMLPGILPGQDGLPMAQNTTLGWILSGRCSLS; from the coding sequence ATGGCTCCAACGACCCACCAAAATCCTCGTCGCTCATCCGGGAGCAATGTATACagatgccgagtctgcaggGGAGTCCACGCTCTGAGGGTTTGCCAACGGTTTCTTCAACTGCCATCGGTGAAGCGGCTCCGCGCGGTACTAATTAACAAGTACTGCGCGAACTGTCTGGCACACGAGCATTCCGGTCGGTCGTGCCGCAGTACAGCGAGGTGTCATATATGCAATGAGGCTCATCACACGCTGCTACACATCCACGCTGGGCAGCCTCGCTCTTCGCGACCCCGACAAAGGCGCAATCCACCCTCGGATTCTCGGCCTCAGCGTCAGTcacagcagcgccagcaggcgCCTGTATCCGGATCTCGGCGGCCCGCCACGCCAATGGATATGTCTCCGTCCCGCAGCCGGTCGTGCACGCCTATCCTGGCGCGCACAAGTGTTAGCATCCTCCCGACCGCGTCCGTGCTAATCGGATCCGACCAAGAGCGGTTTGAGGTCCGAGCCTTGGTGGATCCGTGCTGTCCTGTGAGTCGCATCCACATCTCCCTGGTTAAAGCCCTTAATCTGGCCATCACGGGCATTGGCGACCAACGGGTGTGCACCACCGAGATGCGCTCCAAGGCCTCCAAGATGAGCAAGCAGCTTCTGATGCTGGTGGACGAGCAGATGCAGACACGAACGCCGGGGCAATCGCTGGACCCGAAGGTGCAGGACATGTTTCAGAATGTCACATTGGCGGATGACCGGTGGTTCCACCCATCTCTAGTGTCGGTGGTGCTTGGGGCGGATGTCTACGCTGACCTGATGCTCCCGGGTATCCTCCCGGGTCAGGACGGCTTGCCAATGGCACAAAACACGACGCTGGGATGGATCCTTTCCGGACGATGCTCCCTCTCATAG